A window of Micromonas commoda chromosome 13, complete sequence contains these coding sequences:
- a CDS encoding predicted protein, whose amino-acid sequence MEAPFQPRRFAVKFNPPRFLLEYSDGVKTRVRSVGIDVPEGMDVDTLATGVIDTFPRRLDRRKVRLSQVTRLVRRLVDHVRGIGDPADANGFGEDVDLNLVSPQALAAAKVRMDEGFRKTQKLPGDEGFVYDVRKEFNPTEPNDWDESDEDDGDGAMNADGIYGDDDDAHVDMLP is encoded by the exons ATGGAGGCGCCGTTCCAGCCCAGGCGGTTCGCCGTCAAGTTCAACCCGCCAAGGTTCCTCCTCGAGTACTCCGACGGGGTCAAAACCAGGGTCCGCTCG GTTGGAATCGACGTCCCGGAAGGCATGGACGTCGATACGTTGGCGACGGGAGTCATCGACACGTTCCCGCGCAGGCTGGACAGACGCAAGGTGCGGCTCTCGCAGGTCACGCGACTGGTGCGACGACTGGTGGATCACGTGAGGGGCATCGGggaccccgccgacgcgaacgggttCGGAGAGGACGTGGATCTCAACCTCGTCTCGCCCCAAGCgctggccgcggcgaaggttaGGATGGACGAGGGGTTTCGGAAGACGCAGAAGCTGCCGGGGGACGAGGGGTTCGTGTACGACGTGCGCAAGGAGTTCAACCCGACGGAGCCAAACGATTGGGACGAATcagacgaagacgacggagacggcgcgatgaacgcggaTGGCATCTAcggggacgatgacgacgcgcacgtggACATGCTGCCGTAG
- a CDS encoding predicted protein, which produces MPEDAVKLTPTVLWAQRKDRLLITIDLPNPEHPRVNLEEEGRLTFSATAGKDGEERREYEVVLEFLHPVNAKDSKISVGNRQVFVVVMKTEEFSGEHWPRLLRAKGKVPHVKTDFNKWVDEDEEEESDRDAAFDLAQLRELSTYEHSTYEKDFYGEEEDSDEDDDMPDLERI; this is translated from the exons ATGCCGGAAGACGCCGTTAAGCTCACGCCGACGGTGCTGTGGGCGCAGCGCAAAGATCGGCTGCTGATCACCATCGACCTCCCGAATCCCGAGCATCCCCGCGTTAACCTCGAGGAAGAAGGGCGTCTCACGttcagcgccaccgcgggtaaggacggcgaggagcgcaggGAGTATGAGGTCGTGCTCGAGTTCCTCCACCCGGTCAACGCGAAGGACAGCAAGATCAGCGTGGGCAACAGGCAGGTGTTCGTGGTGGTGATGAAGACGGAGGAG TTCTCCGGCGAGCACTGGCCGCGGCTGCTCAGGGCCAAGGGCAAGGTGCCGCACGTCAAGACCGACTTTAACAAGTgggtcgacgaggacgaggaggaggagagcgatcgagacgccgcgttcgacctGGCGCAGCTCCGGGAGCTGAGCACGTACGAGCACAGCACGTACGAGAAGGACTTctacggcgaggaggaggacagcgacgaggacgacgacatgCCGGACCTGGAGAGGATATGA
- a CDS encoding predicted protein has translation MRNLPARALLWVLLLFALAGVVRAQGRERYGYGSGRQLRTAQPDAEPDADADEIAGELSGAGSGSGSDGAAADADAGTAVEPVPDTSEEDDATPTPTDATPEATSTGAVDVAAPAEDDPAERDSSSTETETSTAAATTADSTSSDASAATPSATPSASSGRDPTFVKKKTQRVLYARPNQHPGPCTFCRSAAHRLQTALAAAHRHHHQNNQTHVEAARVTKTKVPDETYAAFMHGVCEDTEYWAHYKSFALETGGVVLAGAGLEWSPTDHDHKTATGDAHVDDLRKACNDLSDAAAEDGLYETWWKGAGAFTGRKWFFQDAYCFGPGQACDAKALNDEL, from the coding sequence ATGCGCAAccttcccgcgcgcgccctcctctGGGTTCTCCTGctcttcgccctcgccggcgtcgtccgcgctcaGGGCCGCGAGCGGTACGGCTACGGCTCCGGGCGCCAGCTGCGAACCGCCCAACCCGACGCCGaacccgacgcggacgccgacgaaatCGCGGGTGAGCTCTCTGGGGCGGggtccggctccggctccgacggggccgcggccgacgccgacgccgggacgGCGGTGGAACCGGTCCCGGACacgtccgaggaggacgacgccacccCAACGCCCACCGACGCCACCCCGGAGGCGacgtccaccggcgccgtcgacgtcgccgccccggccgaggacgaccccgccgagcgcgattCGTCATCAACGGAAACGGAaacctccaccgcggctgcGACAACCGCCGATTCGACATCATCCGATGCGTCTGCCGCGACCCCCTCGGCGAccccctcggcgtcgtccggccGCGACCCCACGTTCGTCAAGAAGAAGACCCAGCGCGTGCTCTACGCCAGGCCGAACCAGCACCCCGGTCCGTGCACCTTCTgcaggtccgcggcgcacagGCTGCaaaccgcgctcgccgccgcgcaccgtCACCACCACCAAAATAACCAAACacacgtcgaggcggcgagggtgaccAAGACGAAGGTTCCCGACGAGACGTACGCCGCGTTCATGCACGGCGTCTGCGAGGACACCGAATACTGGGCGCACTACAAGTCGTTCGCGCTGGAGACGGGCGGGGTggtgctcgcgggcgcgggattGGAGTGGTCGCCCACGGATCACGATCACAAGACGGCGACTGGCGATGCGCACGTCGACGATCTGCGCAAGGCGTGCAACGACctgagcgacgccgcggcggaggatggcCTGTACGAGACGTGGTGGAAGGGCGCTGGCGCGTTCACGGGACGGAAGTGGTTCTTCCAGGATGCGTACTGCTTCGGGCCTGGGCAGGCGTgcgacgccaaggctctCAACGACGAGTTGTGA
- a CDS encoding predicted protein: protein MLFCRRFVDPNSGARSSSSTSTTAAISPALGLLSFSSSDGMSTTLTCVGDADASAPPISDISRLPPRPVPLPAAAAAASARSSSALSSSRRARRRASRWPRCRCSPSAPSRCRSRSALRRSISSLSPRRRVQHPQMTANANARMPNDATVRSTGPSPSPTAASVGEGGGPGDDDDDDDADPASPLAPATHSLAATHAAMSERHRARVPAAVARAARPIHPSTPALRRLN, encoded by the coding sequence ATGCTCTTCTGCCGCCGCTTCGTCGACCCGAACAGCGGCGCtcggtcgtcctcgtcaacctcgacgaccgcggcgattTCCCCCGCCCTCGGGCTCCTCTCATTCTCATCTTCCGACGGCATGTCCACGACCCTGACCTgcgtcggggacgccgacgcaTCCGCGCCCCCGATCTCGGACATCTCCAGGcttcccccgcgccccgtccccctcccggccgccgccgccgccgcctccgcccgctcgagctccgccctctcgagctcccgccgcgccaggcgacgcgcgtcccgcTGGCCCAGGTGCAGGTGCTCGCcaagcgcgccgtcgaggtgccgctcccgctccgccctgcgccgctccatctcgtcgctgtcgccgcgacgccgcgtccagcacCCGCAAAtgacggcgaacgcgaacgcCAGGATGCCCAACGACGCCACCGTGCGCAGCACCGGCCCGTCTCCGtccccgaccgcggcgtccgtcggggAAGGGGGAGgaccgggcgacgacgacgacgacgacgacgccgacccggcctcgccgctcgcgcccgcgacgcacagcctcgccgcgacgcacgccgcgatgagcgagaggcaccgcgcgcgcgtccccgccgccgtcgcgagggccgcgcgcCCCATCCACCCCTCCACGCCGGCGCTTCGACGTTTGAATTAG
- a CDS encoding predicted protein, whose amino-acid sequence MGGRADEDDFGNAPEPVAPAEYIRALAAYQARRGGNLGASLGGNRRHRHAGGLTSAFRGLRVRGESPSDDESGSESDGEDDRGMRVMGRATMKARSSALLEVKGGYRMGRNDENAMGRAKARGGATRRRPPPLASRSGNVVAAHSPIM is encoded by the coding sequence atgggcggacgcgcggacgaggacgatttTGGCAACGCGCCGGAgccggtcgcgcccgcggagtacatccgcgcgctcgccgcctaccaggcgaggcgcggggggaatCTCGGCGCATCTCTCGGGGGGAACAGGCGTCACCGCCACGCCGGGGGGTTGACCAGCGCGTTTCGGGGGTTgcgagtccgcggcgaaTCGCCCTCCGACGATGAATCCGGCTCGgagagcgacggcgaggacgaccgcGGGATGCGGGTCATGGGACGCGCCACGATGAAGGCGCGGTCgagcgcgctcctcgaggtcaAAGGCGGGTATCGGATGGGGAGGAACGACGAAAACGCGATGGGGCGAGCCAAGGCGagaggaggcgcgacgcgacgccgcccgccacccctcgcgtcgcgctcgggcaacgtcgtcgccgcccactcGCCCATCATGTGA
- a CDS encoding predicted protein has product MEDGSATPAASPGPAAGSASTPPPRDAFSSPDFSAVDFINRLFPDEASLAQVDPLIERLRLRVRKVDDEILAAVRSQSTGGARAKADLDQAKQAIVELSGRIQEIKSKAAQSEHMVQEICRDIKKLDFAKKHLTSTITALRRLSMLVTAVEQLETLSMRRQYRDSANLLEAVEELLTHFASYGDIPKIADLQKRNTAVKQTLRGMVFEDFHSTWMPTTMEQDPAAAARLADACLVVDALDASVREELVGNLTNKELMNYNSCFDELVNKLTLENVERRYAWIKRNLKSKEAMWRVFPARWRVPQLLCMSMGKLTRTHVLEMLDTSGPHEVQATLQALHRTIEFEREMDEYFGIDDAVVGGADGGADGGADGFDEDEDAASAAQIRARHERAVREREVAEQRGGRALPMDSAAAALARTSFRGVISGSFDDHMGAYVDMEEKQLMEFIDELIAEETWGGPEPEDDSADPMKALLRKQQTAKSRTDALRGGATEGQTLPSAATLFLNVKKVLRRCSNLTRGKPLCALHVVFVKVLGAYADKLRKRCDAAGQLLRTDLKQKDPAKLIAEYRCLCLVVNTADWCAGTVTPLGDSVRRMLADEHLKSRIDSDASLSETFHALVTHALGTLVSGVETRTEVGAHVAKTDWSRVESTGDSSEYVAHAQATFATAVPPVRQTVRDDYFLFFCEKLAGSIAPGVYAAVFRCKKFSDHGAQQLLLDVHALKTILCELPKAGALGKDEKPRVVPASYARMVGREMQKVESLVKVILSPQEGLAETFRALVPTGSGAEFKKVCELKGMAKKEAEATAVRAFGAAALAQPKATAKPVVPPAAAAAAAAAHALATGQPASSSASSSAAQHRRTGSGGGGGGLGAMNSSMFKGMNTSMFKMGGVGMSSSVSGMMDRAKDLSAKAASGMKEAADKAKDKYNEAASRAR; this is encoded by the coding sequence atggaggaCGGATcagcgacgcccgcggcctCACccgggcccgccgcggggtcggcgtctacgccgcccccgcgcgacgccttctcctccccCGACTTCAGCGCGGTCGACTTCATCAATCGGCTCTTCCCCGACGAGGCGAGCCTGGCGCAGGTGGACCCGCTCATCGAGCGTCTCCGGCTTAGGGTTCGAaaggtggacgacgagatcctcgccgcggtgcgatCGCAGAGCACggggggggcgcgcgcgaaggcggACCTGGACCAGGCCAAGCAGGCCATCGTCGAGCTCAGCGGGAGGATCCAGGAGATCAAGAGCAAAGCCGCGCAGAGCGAGCACATGGTGCAGGAGATCTGCAGGGACATCAAGAAGCTCGACTTCGCGAAGAAGCACCTCACGTCGACCATCACCGCGCTGCGGAGGCTCAGCATGCTGGTCACCGCGGTGGAGCAGCTGGAGACGCTCAGCATGCGACGGCAGTACAGGGACAGCGCCAACCTCCTCGAGGCGGTCGAAGAGCTCCTCACGCACTTCGCATCCTACGGAGACATCCCGAAGATCGCAGATTTGCAAAAGCGGAACACTGCGGTGAAGCAGACTTTGCGAGGCATGGTGTTCGAGGATTTCCACAGCACGTGGATGCCCACGACGATGGAGCaggaccccgcggcggcggcgaggctcgccgacgcgtgcctcgtcgtcgacgccctcgacgcgtccgtccgCGAAGAGCTCGTCGGCAACCTCACGAACAAGGAACTGATGAACTACAACTCGTgcttcgacgagctcgtcaacAAACTCACGCTGGAGAACGTCGAGCGGCGGTACGCGTGGATCAAGCGGAACCTCAAGTCCAAGGAGGCCATGTGGCGGGTGttcccggcgcggtggagggtACCCCAGCTGCTGTGCATGTCCATGGGCAAGCTCACTCGAACGCACGTGCTGGAGATGCTCGACACCTCGGGGCCGCACGAGGTCCAGGCCACGCTGCAGGCGCTGCACCGGACGATCGAGTTCGAGCGCGAGATGGACGAGTACttcggcatcgacgacgccgtcgtggggggtgccgacgggggtgccgacgggggtgccgacggattcgacgaggacgaggacgccgcgtccgccgcgcagaTTCGAGCGCGGCACGAGCGAGCGGTGAGGGAACGGGAAgtcgcggagcagcgcggcgggcgcgcgctgccgatggacagcgccgcggcggcgttggcgaggacgtcgttcCGCGGGGTGATATCCGGGTCGTTCGACGATCACATGGGCGCGTACGTGGACATGGAGGAGAAGCAGCTGATGGAGTTtatcgacgagctcatcgccgaggagacgTGGGGAGGgccggagcccgaggacgaTTCCGCGGATCCCATGAAGGCTCTGCTTCGCAAGCAACAGACGGCGAAGAGTCGCACGGACGCCCTACGCGGTGGGGCGACCGAGGGCCAGACGctgccgagcgccgcgacgctcttcCTCAACGTCAAGAAGGTGCTGCGGCGGTGCTCCAACCTGACGAGGGGAAAACCGTTATGCGCGCTGcacgtcgtcttcgtcaaggtgctcggcgccTACGCCGACAAACTTCGCAAGAgatgcgacgccgccgggcagCTCCTGCGCACGGACTTGAAACAGAAGGACCCGGCGAAGCTTATCGCGGAGTACCGGTGTTTGTGCCTCGTGGTCAACACCGCGGATTGGTGCGCCGGCACGGTGACGCCCCTGGGCGACTCCGTCCGGCGGATGCTCGCCGACGAACACCTCAAATCGCGAATCGATTCCGACGCATCCCTGAGCGAAACGTTCCACGCGCTCGTGACGCACGCGCTCGGTACCTTGGTGAGCGGGGTGGAGACGCGGACGGAGGTTGGCGCACACGTGGCCAAGACGGATTGGTCGAGGGTGGAGAGCACCGGCGATTCCTCCGAGtacgtcgcgcacgcgcaggCGACGTTCGCCACGGCTGTGCCGCCCGTGCGACAGACGGTTCGTGACGACTACTTCCTCTTCTTCTgcgagaagctcgccgggagcatcgcgcccggcgtGTACGCGGCGGTGTTCCGGTGTAAGAAGTTCAGCGACCACGGCGCGCAGCAGCTCCTGCTGGACGTGCACGCGCTCAAGACTATTTTGTGCGAGCTGCCGAAAGCGGGGGCGCTCGGGAAGGATGAGAaaccgcgcgtcgtccccgcgtcgtACGCGCGGATGGTGGGGCGGGAGATGCAAAAGGTGGAGTCCCTGGTGAAGGTGATCTTATCCCCGCAGGAGGGACTCGCGGAGACGTTCAGGGCGCTCGTCccgacgggctcgggggcGGAGTTTAAGAAGGTGTGCGAGCTGAAGGGGatggcgaagaaggaggcggaggcgaccgcggttcgcgcgttcggcgccgccgcgctggcgcagcCGAAGGCGACGGCCAAACCCGTcgtccctcccgccgccgccgctgcggcggcggcggcgcacgcgctcgcgacgggtcaaccggcttcctcctcggcatcttcgtcggcggcgcaaCACCGACGCaccgggagcggcggcggcggcggcggcctcggcgccatGAACTCGTCCATGTTCAAGGGCATGAACACCTCCATGTTCAAgatgggcggcgtcggcatgaGCTCGAGCGTGAGTGGGATGATGGACCGCGCCAAGGATCTCAGCGCGAAAGCCGCGAGCGGGATGAAGGAAGCGGCGGACAAGGCAAAGGATAAATACAACGaagccgcgtcgagggcgcggtga
- a CDS encoding predicted protein, with product MFSVMREKAEDMLFDDKKKGDEEEGKPVEVVIVSDEEVIAAGRKTRIGLVIISIAMFAFCVGMLGYFAQQLTVVVGGSCGDSQDRYHNYEHCWNLKENWCAQTQCAQGANGAAVGTAIDPSTLNPADPNVCPQGCSVCGTGDGQTEKWIEQLKRFDACRKNTAKVRECLPTMDHDGSLANYRGYKTAHPSSQQGASEAFIQRDAFLDACDAQAVYADRRERGGTAVVACIGVCALVWFCLTFYLMRTPNYAKHPRETTMPDLAKWQDRKDFVHRFHPRSAWLYYNTANNLFGFALQLYSFYTPTNTNILTPIFQGAWMTLMVVTRGVLVFMDQYTLSEAASVFFDIGFGIIGFTAILEPFFEPEITTDLPRADESITDYALAVRVAAFLWPLVSSAGGIKDLYCDNYWPSPATLKAISEKKKTIQKRGAKIVIFVLQLLAALSVYVIMAHPAWCHDFRTCQRKTTCDPLEGGILSRMVFDYDIIAGGDGANKMQRVEMISDDGAKKWRWQINTKTQMQFTKSGGKVYADLKFAVPDANIENKVTTPGSGGQDNIAYTTPTENCYTRFEIQCHESNPRHAFKSETGKWDWVAYNSSMYKFVARHDGGQTSGDSTCFGANTQWWTDKAMFTAGPELKIGDGDGEEKVGYVFMENECDTMQNDKPQGCSNTQNSQNPCRTVNCLVEPAYVASYAPYGRAAVTGSWKYTPSNTAAPTTWATTTRVFELDISQFQLDNAGSSGGGNPPPGGGGGGGNPPGGGGGGGNPPGGGGGNPPGGGGGGNNQCTQKPAGNSGCTQTGNPPEWKCPGTCGEVGVNERCCP from the coding sequence ATGTTCTCGGTGATGCgcgagaaggcggaggacATGCTCTTCGACgacaagaagaagggcgacgaggaggagggcaagCCCGTCGAGGTGGTAATcgtcagcgacgaggaggtgatcgccgccggacgcAAGACGCGCATCGGTCTCGTCATAATCTCCATCGCCATGTTCGCGTTTTGCGTCGGCATGTTGGGCTACTTCGCCCAGCAGCTGACCGTCGTGGTCGGCGGCTCCTGCGGCGACTCGCAGGATCGCTACCACAACTACGAGCACTGCTGGAACCTCAAGGAGAACTGGTGCGCTCAGACGCAGTGCGCCCAGGGCGCCAACGGCGCGGCCGTGGGCACCGCCATCGATCCCTCCACCCTCAACCCGGCCGACCCCAACGTCTGCCCCCAGGGTTGCAGCGTCTGCGGCACCGGGGACGGCCAGACGGAGAAGTGGATCGAGCAGCTCAAGCGGTTCGACGCGTGCCGCAAAAACACCGCCAAGGTCAGAGAGTGCCTTCCGACGATGGACCACGACGGCAGCCTCGCCAACTACCGCGGTTACAAGACCGCGCATCCCTCCTCGCAGCAGggggcgtcggaggcgttcatccagcgcgacgccttTCTGGACGCGTGCGATGCTCAAGCAGTGTacgccgaccgccgcgagagGGGCGGAACCGCGGTGGTGGCTTGCATCGGCGTGTGCGCGCTCGTCTGGTTCTGCCTGACGTTCTACCTCATGCGCACGCCCAACTACGCGAAACACCCGCGGGAGACGACGATGCCGGACCTGGCCAAGTGGCAGGACCGCAAGGATTTCGTGCACAGGTTCCACCCGAGGTCCGCTTGGCTGTATTACAACACGGCTAACAACCTGTTCGGCTTCGCGCTCCAGTTGTACTCGTTCTACACCCCGACGAACACCAACATCCTCACGCCCATCTTTCAGGGGGCGTGGATGACCCTCATGGTGGTCACGCGTGGTGTGCTCGTCTTCATGGACCAGTACACCCTGAGCGAAGCGGCTAGCGTGTTCTTCGACATCGGCTTCGGTATCATCGGTTTCACCGCGATCCTCGAGCCGTTCTTCGAGCCGGAGATCACGACGGACCTTCCCCGGGCCGATGAGTCCATCACCGActacgccctcgccgtcagggtcgccgcgttcctctGGCCGCTCGTCAGCTCCGCGGGCGGTATCAAGGATCTCTACTGCGACAACTACTGGccctccccggcgacgtTGAAGGCGATCagcgagaagaagaagacgaTCCagaagcgcggcgcgaagatcgTCATCTTCGTGctccagctcctcgccgcgctcagcgTCTACGTCATCATGGCGCACCCCGCGTGGTGCCACGACTTCCGCACCTGCCAGCGCAAGACCACCTGCGATCCTCTCGAGGGCGGAATTCTCAGCCGCATGGTGTTCGACTACGACatcatcgccggcggcgacggcgcgaacaaGATGCAGCGCGTGGAGATGAtctcggacgacggcgccaagaAGTGGCGCTGGCAGATCAACACCAAGACGCAGATGCAGTTCACCAAGTCCGGCGGCAAGGTTTACGCGGATCTCAAGTTTGCAGTTCCCGACGCCAACATCGAGAACAAGGTCACGACGCCGGGTTCCGGGGGCCAGGACAATATCGCGTacacgacgccgacggaaaACTGCTACACCCGCTTCGAGATCCAGTGCCACGAGTCCAACCCGCGGCACGCTTTCAAGTCCGAGACCGGCAAATGGGACTGGGTCGCCTACAACAGTTCCATGTACAAATTCGTCGCCCGCCACGACGGCGGCCAGACCTCGGGAGATTCCACCTGCTTCGGCGCCAACACGCAGTGGTGGACGGACAAAGCCATGTTCACCGCGGGTCCCGAACTCAAaatcggcgacggcgacggcgaggaaaaGGTTGGCTACGTGTTCATGGAAAACGAGTGCGACACGATGCAAAACGACAAGCCGCAGGGTTGCAGCAACACCCAGAACAGCCAGAACCCGTGCCGCACCGTCAACTGCCTCGTGGAACCCGCGTACGTCGCGTCGTACGCACCGtacggacgcgcggcggtcaccggCTCGTGGAAGTACACACCCAGcaacaccgcggcgccgaccacGTGGGCCACAACCACGCGAGTTTTCGAGCTCGACATCAGCCAGTTCCAGCTCGACAACgcgggctcgagcggcggcggaaacCCACcaccaggcggcggcggcggcggcggaaatccaccaggcggcggcggcggcggcggaaatccaccaggcggcggcggcggaaatccaccaggcggcggcggcggcggaaacAACCAGTGCACTCAAAAGCCCGCGGGCAATAGCGGCTGCACCCAGACTGGCAATCCCCCGGAATGGAAGTGCCCCGGTACCTGCGGCGAGGTAGGGGTTAACGAACGGTGCTGCCCCTGA
- a CDS encoding predicted protein has translation MGVVGKLLGKLNAFDPKRDGFAGAVTDASEQTKLGAFLSVVVLPMCVAAYSALYFVQFYYGFGESAPPLYKVTTAETLQYGNQVKELALECTNPNGCYFRLPQGGATMCQSGKINQAAPDTDFCDTSSTPPAGPTPPAGGNNQNPNPGPNPPVNGRKLLADEYPWRQAARSLLETPPTEAKCSGKVDCGKVMDADDGVCAFALSDPTDALTVAWRDDSMASNQNPKPKCQGHCNFGVSLVTDYLDEDSQKIKQKKIRVYRGITLLSLVERHDPQMQWDSSHPDKATKSGRTVIYEWGITPVDIVGTVDSSNLCWSDMKDASDIKTSIVNSEEVVNAKGVKFNPFPLYTKVTTSYPSPVMAYLAAVGGIAATLGGMFGIVHTVHLELLKRKDAIEAGLKRSAPAENAA, from the coding sequence atgggcgtcgtcggcaagCTCCTCGGCAAACTAAATGCGTTCGATCCCAAACGAGACGGCTTCGCCGGAGCCGtcacggacgcgagcgaacAGACCAAACTCGGCGCCTTCCTCTCCGTCGTGGTCCTCCCGATGTGCGTCGCGGCTTACTCAGCCCTCTACTTCGTCCAGTTCTACTACGGCTTCGGGGAgagtgcgccgccgctgtACAAGGTGACCACGGCCGAGACGCTCCAGTACGGGAACCAGGTCAAGGAGCTCGCCTTGGAGTGCACCAACCCGAACGGATGCTACTTCAGGCTCCCGCAGGGAGGGGCGACCATGTGCCAGAGCGGAAAGATAAATCAAGCTGCCCCTGACACTGACTTTTGCGACACGTCGTCCACCCCCCCGGCGGGCCCCACCCCCCCGGCGGGCGGCAACAACCAGAATCCGAATCCGGGCCCCAACCCACCAGTGAACGGACGCAAGCTGCTCGCGGATGAGTACCCTTGGCGCCAGGCTGCGCGGAGCCTCCTCGAGACTCCGCCGACGGAGGCAAAATGCTCCGGCAAGGTTGACTGCGGCAAGGtcatggacgcggacgacggagtctgcgcgttcgcgctctCCGACCCCACCGACGCCCTCACCGTCGCGTGGAGGGACGACAGCATGGCTTCGAATCAAAACCCTAAACCAAAGTGCCAAGGTCACTGCAACTTCGGCGTGTCGCTCGTGACTGATtacctcgacgaggacagcCAGAAGATCAAGCAGAAGAAGATCCGCGTGTACCGCGGCATCACGCTCCTGtccctcgtcgagcgccacGACCCACAGATGCAGTGGGACTCCTCGCACCCGGACAAGGCCACCAAATCCGGCCGCACGGTCATCTACGAGTGGGGAATCACCCCGGTGGACATCGTTGGCACGGTGGACTCCTCAAACCTCTGCTGGTCAGATATGAAGGACGCATCTGACATCAAAACTTCGATCGTCAACAGCGAAGAAGTCGTCAACGCCAAGGGCGTCAAGTTCAATCCGTTCCCGCTCTACACCAAGGTGACCACGTCGTATCCCTCGCCGGTCATGGCttacctcgcggcggtcggtggtatcgccgccaccctcggcggAATGTTCGGCATCGTCCACACCGTGCACCTCGAGTTGCTGAAGCGCaaggacgccatcgaggctGGACTGAAGAGGAGCGCTCCCGCGGAGAACGCCGCGTGA